One Pygocentrus nattereri isolate fPygNat1 chromosome 12, fPygNat1.pri, whole genome shotgun sequence DNA window includes the following coding sequences:
- the LOC108411742 gene encoding polymeric immunoglobulin receptor-like isoform X2, with product MKTLLIFTLFLISVGGGESGRVMGYSGGGVLIKCRYETQYTSNPKYLCEAPWPCMTKPIWTDAKNEWINRGRFSLFDDTRAAQFWVVIRELTVEDSGTYNCAVDKDLAIDVYTPVELKVEEVHQYMKSISVTGHVGGGVNISCKYPQSHSSNPKFLCRRVGTPDCSYETSVKESRRWRNEGKLSLHDDRAKQIFTVIINSLTEGDSGEYWCGAESDWTSDHGYKVYITQVNLRVTDVDSTPTQGSSNYTDLVAVYSNVEETGNLPDSEARVSTVYSSLSSPTNPSDSSQHIYDNV from the exons ATGAAgaccctcctcatcttcaccctCTTCCTGATTTCAG TAGGTGGTGGAGAATCAGGGAGAGTGATGGGATATTCAGGAGGAGGAGTCCTCATCAAGTGTAGATATGAGACACAATACACATCAAACCCAAAGTACCTCTGTGAGGCTCCATGGCCCTGCATGACGAAGCCAATTTGGACAGACGCCAAAAATGAGTGGATAAACAGAGGAAGATTCTCACTGTTTGACgacaccagagctgcacagttcTGGGTGGTCATCAGGGAGCTCACTGTAGAGGATTCTGGAACGTACAACTGTGCAGTTGATAAAGATTTGGCCATTGACGTCTACACGCCAGTGGAACTGAAGGTAGAGGAAG TTCATCAATACATGAAGAGCATCAGTGTGACTGGCCATGTTGGAGGAGGTGTGAACATCAGCTGCAAATACCCACAGTCCCACAGCAGTAACCCCAAGTTCCTCTGTAGGAGAGTGGGCACTCCTGACTGTAGTTATGAAACATCAGTTAAAGAGAGCAGAAGATGGAGAAATGAGGGGAAACTCTCTCTGCATGATGACAGAGCAAAGCAGATCTTCACTGTGATCATCAACAGTCTGACTGAGGGAGACTCTGGTGAATACTGGTGTGGAGCTGAATCAGACTGGACATCTGACCATGGATACAAGGTGTATATCACCCAGGTCAACCTCAGAGTTACTG ATGTAGATTCAACCCCAACCCAAGGCTCCTCAAACTACACG GATCTCGTTGCTGTCTATTCTAATGTGGAAGAGACAGGAAATCTTCCTGACTCAGAGGCTAGAGTTTCCACAGTCTACTCTTCTCTCAGTTCACCTACAAACCCCTCTGATTCTTCTCAACATATATATGACAATGTCTAG
- the LOC108411734 gene encoding uncharacterized protein LOC108411734, whose amino-acid sequence MPSLSGLDPAEDTVLSQSPRVSDRVYVEEPLISELVLVCDAELRMKVLLIFTLFLISVGGGESGRVMGYSGGGVLINCRYETRYTSNPKYLCKGPWSNCGDRIKTGVKNKWTNRGRFSLFDDTRAAQFWVVIRELTVEDSGTYKCGVDLDLAIDIYKPVELNVEEDLSYEKSISVTGHGGGGVNISCKYPQSHSSDPKFLCRRLGIVNCSHKTSVKESRRWINEGKLILHDDGKQIFTVVINHLTEGDSGEYWCGAESDWTSDHGYKVYITQINLTVTEAPATSPSSSTPQSTETPSSTTTVIPSFKTSTVSSVITVVSVVVMLLLIGLLIFIVTFRKRRKTQGLETNTQFSRESTGNFENDPTSCSLQPTKNTNQSDSAYQSLDPTTTQSDSAYQSLDPTTNQSVSAYQNLDPTTNQSDSAYQSLDPTTNQSVSAYQNLDPTTTQSDSAYQSLDPTTNQSVSAYQNLDPTTNQSDSAYQSLDPTTNQSVSAYQNLDPTTNQSDSAYQSLDPNTTQSDSVYHSLNPNTNQSDSVYHSLNPTTTQFDSAYQSLNPNTNQSDSVYHSLNPNTNQSDSV is encoded by the exons ATGCCATCACTCTCTGGATTAGACCCAGCTGAAGACACAGTACTGTCACAATCACCCAGGGTAAGCGACAGAGTGTACGTTGAAGAACCTCTGATATCTGAGCTGGTGTTAGTCTGTGATGCTGAACTCAGAATGAAggtcctcctcatcttcaccctCTTCCTGATTTCAG TAGGTGGAGGAGAATCAGGGAGAGTGATGGGATATTCAGGAGGAGGAGTCCTCATCAATTGTAGATATGAGACACGATACACATCAAACCCAAAATAcctctgtaagggtccatggtCAAACTGTGGTGACAGGATCAAGACCGGAGTTAAAAATAAGTGGACAAATAGAGGAAGATTCTCACTGTTTGACgacaccagagctgcacagttcTGGGTGGTGATCAGGGAGCTCACTGTAGAGGATTCTGGAACGTACAAGTGTGGAGTTGATTTAGATTTGGCCATTGACATCTACAAACCAGTGGAACTGAATGTAGAGGAAG ATCTGTCCTACGAGAAGAGCATCAGTGTGACTGGCCATGGAGGAGGAGGTGTGAACATCAGCTGCAAATACCCACAATCCCACAGCAGTGACCCCAAGTTTCTCTGTAGGAGATTGGGCATTGTTAACTGTAGTCATAAAACATCAGTTAAGGAGAGCAGAAGATGGATAAATGAGGGAAAACTGATTCTACATGATGATGGAAAGCAGATCTTCACTGTGGTCATCAACCATCTGACTGAGGGAGACTCTGGTGAATACTGGTGTGGAGCTGAATCAGACTGGACATCTGACCATGGATACAAGGTCTATATCACCCAGATCAACCTCACAGTTACTG AAGCACCAGCAACATCACCATCAAGCTCAACTCCACAGAGCACAGAAACACCCTCCTCTACAACTACAGTGATTCCCTCATTTAAGACTTCAACGG TTTCCTCTGTAatcactgttgtgtctgtggttGTGATGCTACTTCTGATTGGACTCTTAATCTTCATAGTTACATTTCGAAAGAGACGCAAGACTCAAG GTctagaaacaaacacacaatttTCCAGAGAA AGTACTGGGAACTTTGAAAATGATCCAACTTCATGTTCTCTTCAACCAACAaaaaacaccaaccaatcagattcagcctACCAGAGTCTAGACCCCACCACTACCCAATCAGATTCAGCCTACCAGAGTCTAGACCCCaccactaaccaatcagtgtcAGCCTACCAGAATCTAGACCCCAccactaaccaatcagattcagcctACCAGAGTCTAGACCCCaccactaaccaatcagtgtcAGCCTACCAGAATCTAGACCCCACCACTACCCAATCAGATTCAGCCTACCAGAGTCTAGACCCCaccactaaccaatcagtgtcAGCCTACCAGAATCTAGACCCCAccactaaccaatcagattcagcctACCAGAGTCTAGACCCCaccactaaccaatcagtgtcAGCCTACCAGAATCTAGACCCCAccactaaccaatcagattcagcctACCAGAGTCTAGACCCCAACACCacccaatcagattcagtttaccacagtctaaaccccaacacaaaccaatcagattcagtctaccacaGTCTAAACCCCACCACTACCCAATTCGATTCAGCCTATcagagtctaaaccccaacacaaaccaatcagattcagtctaccacaGTCTAAACCCAAACACAAACCAATCCGATTCAGTCTAA
- the LOC108411731 gene encoding polymeric immunoglobulin receptor-like, translating to MKVLFIFTLFLISAGGGESKRVMGYLGGGVLIKCRYETQYTSNPKYLCEGPWPCMTKPIWTDAKNEWINSGRFSLFDDTRASQFWVMIRELTVEDSGTYKCGVWKSGIDVYTPVELKVEEDLSYENSISVVGRVGGNVNISCKYPQSHSNDPKFLCKRVGTADCNYKTSVKFNKSWIDNGKNSLFDDGKQIFTVIINSLTEGDSGEYWCGAESDWTSDHGYKVYITQINLRVTVQELPATLSSLSPSSTTPQSTESNLSSRANTTGKSSLRTNTSTAIPASSVITVCVILVLLLIGLFIFILRKRLRPQDPARASTQPLRSSSSNYMVSLKDTRRLPGSDTGVSTVYSTAHLPTNPPEPSQTVYDNVQLFTNPSEPSQTIYDNVQHLGNSMHGGGQLLIQQIRNHRLEEGDGEEGEKILSRPSKSLNPTPQKLLEQLHDKA from the exons ATGAAGGTTCTCTTCATCTTCACCCTCTTCCTGATTTCAG CAGGTGGAGGAGAATCAAAGAGAGTGATGGGATATTTAGGAGGAGGAGTCCTCATCAAGTGTAGATATGAGACACAATACACATCAAACCCAAAATacctctgtgagggtccatggccCTGCATGACAAAGCCAATTTGGACAGACGCTAAAAATGAGTGGATAAACAGTGGAAGATTCTCACTGTTTGACGACACCAGAGCTTCACAGTTCTGGGTGATGATCAGGGAGCTCACTGTAGAGGATTCTGGAACGTACAAGTGTGGAGTTTGGAAATCTGGCATTGATGTCTACACACCAGTGGAACTGAAGGTAGAGGAAG ATCTGTCCTACGAGAACAGCATCAGTGTGGTTGGCCGTGTAGGAGGAAACGTGAACATCAGCTGCAAATACCCACAATCCCACAGCAATGACCCCAAGTTTCTCTGTAAGAGAGTGGGCACTGCTGACTGTAattataaaacatcagttaaaTTTAATAAATCATGGATAGACAATGGAAAAAATTCTCTGTTTGATGATGGAAAGCAGATCTTCACTGTGATCATCAACAGTCTGACTGAGGGAGACTCTGGTGAATACTGGTGTGGAGCTGAATCAGACTGGACATCTGACCATGGATACAAGGTCTATATCACCCAGATCAACCTCAGAGTTACTG TGCAAGAACTTCCAGCAACATTATCTTCTTTATCACCATCAAGCACAACTCCACAGAGCACAGAATCTAACCTTTCTTCAAGAGCTAACACCACTGGAAAATCCTCACTGAGgacaaacacatcaacag CAATTCCAGCTTCTTCTGTGATCACTGTTTGTGTGATTCTGGTGCTGCTTCTGATTGGactcttcattttcattttacgAAAAAGACTCAGGCCTCAAG ACCCAGCAAGAGCCTCAACCCAACCCCTCAGAAGCTCCTCGAGCAATTACATG GTTTCCCTTAAAGACACCAGACGCCTTCCTGGGTCTGACACTGGCGTGTCCACAGTCTACTCTACTGCTCACCTACCTACAAACCCACCAGAGCCTTCTCAGACTGTGTATGATAATGTCCAGTTATTTACAAACCCCTCAGAACCTTCTCAGACTATTTATGATAATGTCCAG CACCTCGGAAACAGCATGCATGGAGGTGGACAGCTCCTCATCCAGCAGATCCGGAATCATAGGCTTGAGGAGGGAGACGGTGAGGAAGGTGAGAAGATACTGAGCAG ACCCAGCAAGAGCCTCAACCCAACCCCTCAGAAGCTCCTCGAGCAATTACATGATAAAGCATGA
- the LOC108411742 gene encoding CMRF35-like molecule 8 isoform X1, with protein MKTLLIFTLFLISVGGGESGRVMGYSGGGVLIKCRYETQYTSNPKYLCEAPWPCMTKPIWTDAKNEWINRGRFSLFDDTRAAQFWVVIRELTVEDSGTYNCAVDKDLAIDVYTPVELKVEEVHQYMKSISVTGHVGGGVNISCKYPQSHSSNPKFLCRRVGTPDCSYETSVKESRRWRNEGKLSLHDDRAKQIFTVIINSLTEGDSGEYWCGAESDWTSDHGYKVYITQVNLRVTEEEPPSKISSSSPSSTIPQSTKATASPTSISTGNSSSEINSSNEFPASSVISIVCVILLVFLIGLIFMIVAVRKRLRPQDVDSTPTQGSSNYTDLVAVYSNVEETGNLPDSEARVSTVYSSLSSPTNPSDSSQHIYDNV; from the exons ATGAAgaccctcctcatcttcaccctCTTCCTGATTTCAG TAGGTGGTGGAGAATCAGGGAGAGTGATGGGATATTCAGGAGGAGGAGTCCTCATCAAGTGTAGATATGAGACACAATACACATCAAACCCAAAGTACCTCTGTGAGGCTCCATGGCCCTGCATGACGAAGCCAATTTGGACAGACGCCAAAAATGAGTGGATAAACAGAGGAAGATTCTCACTGTTTGACgacaccagagctgcacagttcTGGGTGGTCATCAGGGAGCTCACTGTAGAGGATTCTGGAACGTACAACTGTGCAGTTGATAAAGATTTGGCCATTGACGTCTACACGCCAGTGGAACTGAAGGTAGAGGAAG TTCATCAATACATGAAGAGCATCAGTGTGACTGGCCATGTTGGAGGAGGTGTGAACATCAGCTGCAAATACCCACAGTCCCACAGCAGTAACCCCAAGTTCCTCTGTAGGAGAGTGGGCACTCCTGACTGTAGTTATGAAACATCAGTTAAAGAGAGCAGAAGATGGAGAAATGAGGGGAAACTCTCTCTGCATGATGACAGAGCAAAGCAGATCTTCACTGTGATCATCAACAGTCTGACTGAGGGAGACTCTGGTGAATACTGGTGTGGAGCTGAATCAGACTGGACATCTGACCATGGATACAAGGTGTATATCACCCAGGTCAACCTCAGAGTTACTG AAGAAGAACCTCCATCAAAAATATCATCTTCATCACCATCCAGCACAATTCCACAGAGCACAAAAGCAACCGCATCTCCAACCTCTATATCCACTGGCAACTCCTCATCAGAGATAAATTCATCAAATG AGTTCCCAGCTTCCTCTGTGATCAgtattgtttgtgtgattcTGCTGGTGTTTCTGATTGGACTCATATTCATGATTGTTGCTGTACGAAAAAGACTCAGGCCTCAAG ATGTAGATTCAACCCCAACCCAAGGCTCCTCAAACTACACG GATCTCGTTGCTGTCTATTCTAATGTGGAAGAGACAGGAAATCTTCCTGACTCAGAGGCTAGAGTTTCCACAGTCTACTCTTCTCTCAGTTCACCTACAAACCCCTCTGATTCTTCTCAACATATATATGACAATGTCTAG